The following nucleotide sequence is from Salvia miltiorrhiza cultivar Shanhuang (shh) chromosome 7, IMPLAD_Smil_shh, whole genome shotgun sequence.
ctttcttagtcttcgTGTCGAACCCCAACTGAGAGtttatttcatggacggagagagtaatccatatgtccacgatatcgttttcactttgcgaacgacacaaattttaagaaaatgttgAATAGTAGTTTACAGTAATGagtattattgtgagtggagtttgggttccactattattgtgagtgaaggttggtggaccctactactataaatggaagtgaaaTGTTATTGTGAACataccaaaatgacaaaagtgaaaacgatatcgtggacatAGAGAGTAGTATTGGTGTGTAACCTTTtgaaattaaatcaaaaattattttaaattacgatttaaattattttacttcTTTTGTCCATAATGTCATTACCATTTTGTGGATagtacaaattttaagaaagttgTGGAAGTAGTTGATAATAATGAGTATTATGGTGAGTAGAGTTTGGTTCCACTATAaagttaagaaaaaaaaaaggttaagaAAATAAAGTGTTATGTGGACCCTATTGTTATAAATAGAAGTGACAAGGATATTATGaagaccaaaatgacaaaagtggtaataattttatggacggagggagtattattgtTGTACAATgtaattatctttatataaattatacttccACCATCTCACTTCAAGTGTCCTATTTTTCCCGGCACGGTTATTTAAGAAAAaggttaattatattattaagtaGTGTGGTGTAGACTTGAAAATGTGACGTGGGTCCCAGAGATTCTCACTATTTGaaactaattttttttcataaaaggaAACATGATATTTGAAGTGGAATAgcccaaaagaaaaataagacacttgaagtgagacggagggaatagCGTGGTGTCGGTGGGCATGGTACGTGATCACACCGAAGccctctttactgctttctgtACCACCTGTGCTGCCACTTCCAATTTTGAATCTGAGTTATTTGCTTTGCTCGAGGGTATTAGGCTAGTTATTACCTTTTCAGCTTATATTTAGATTGAGATAGATGTTGCGGCGATTGTTTTGCTCATGTTTAATGGGCATCACGGTCATGCTAGTGTCCGACATACTGTTGCCTGAATTCGACAACTTATCCAACATCAGAGGTTCCATTTCACACACATTCACAGCAAGGAAAACCGACCTGCTGGCTTTATGGCGCTGAGAGGGCATCAGGCCCAGGTGTTGTCTATTTTTGATTGTTTTTCTGGTCCACGATATTTTCTAGCTTTGGTCAGGATGGACCAACTTGATTATCATAACTTTAGATTTAGGTTTCATGATGATAGTTAGTTtgttttgatttatttcttgtttgATGATTTTTCCTGTGTTTTCTGGATGTAGTCACTTTTGGGCTACATCTATGTATGTTTCCAGTTCGTTTGATTTTCGTTTTTCCTTGTTAATTCCTCTAGACATTGTCACTTTTGGGCAACATCGTGTATGAGATACTAACTGATGTTTTATTTATAAGTTGGGGTCTGCCTAACCCTTCAACTTctgtatgttttttttttaaagtgagACAGGGGGAGTAATTGGTTTAACTTGATGTGATAGAgttcaaattatattaatcccAACCatattcgtcaattaaatgttaactttttgctagaataatagaagtactatttttatttaagatTTTGTTTGATGACTTTTTTTAAAAAGGTCGATGtggattgaagattttagaaaaatcaaaagaaaaaatatgtaaatttgacTGAGAATATGATGGAGGGATTGATGTGTCATATTTATTGTCAATTAAATATAgacaatatttattaattttgtataattttttccTAGCTAGTCTTCCATAGGATCGGTCTCTATACTATATGAGACCCCGGTTAGATCAATGGGTAGGGGCAGGGTACGGGTCGGGGGGCTTGgctacaaaaataaataaataaattagggTATAAATTAAGAATTGAATCATGATCTTTGacttaatatttttattgcatttTATTAAAGACTTTATTTATAAATtcgttaattttcaaataaagttaatatttttaataataaaagttttatttatgaaaaaaaaaattaatcttaagaaagtatttgattttatgaaaagttAATTCAGATTTAAACAAAAATCATCATTTACGgaaaaatgtttttatttactcagaaaaattttatttgatttcatgaaAAGTGTGATTCGGATTTAAAAAGTATTTGCTTTTAAAAAGTCTGTTCATatattattttgatttattcatagaaagaggtggtcttgggtacactcgGGTCTACCGTACAATCGAGTTATATCTTCAATTAAACTTTGACCCGCACTTTGATTTGAACTCATATCCTGATCCAATCCATATAAataatagggttaatagccagaaaatacacgaactttcatcggaattgcatattgcacacgaccttaaaaaatagccccataatacaccaccttttaatttagtcgcAAATTGCACCCGGCGAAATTTCCGACCACAACTATGTTTGACCGGCAATGAcgtggtaattttttttaaagacgtGGCATTACGCGTGGCTTTTTTAAACACGGTGGCAAGCCACGCGTATAATACGACGTCGTGGAAAGCCACGCGTATAACACGGTGGtaattttttggctattaacaatttcataaaaacaacaaataaaaataaaaaattgaagaactcctccaCCACACTAAAAGGAAACCAACCGCCGCCTGGGCTTCTCCGGCACAACCCAACCACCGCCTGTATCACCGGCACAAACCAACCGCCGCCTGTATCTCAAGCGGTGGCGCCGCCTCCCCATTttcccaaaccctagatctgccgCTCTTCCCTtttttgctctctctctctctctctacacagATGGCCGCTGGGAGGCGCCACCTCCTTCTTCCTCACCGGCGTTTCCACCGTCCTTATTCTTCTTCCTCGACCCTTCCtcgatttcttcttcttggtcCACACGTCCTTATTCTTCTTCCTCGATTTCTTACCCGATTTGCGGCGGCAGCGAGGGTGTCTCCGTCCTTTCAAAGTGGCGGCAGCGGGTTTCGGCAAGTCGGATAGCTGCTTCTGCTTTTTGGGAGAGGGCTCGTCGTCTTTCTCATCCAATTCGGCATCATCGTCACCTTCGAGGGTTTGCACATTTGCAGatctaggattttttttttgtggttgAGGATTTGGGGATTTTCATTTTAGTTGGCAAATCTGTGGTGGTGTTGCGGCGGTGATGTTATTTCAGTCGGCGGCGGGGGCGACGaaaataaaccctaaacctcTAGATTTGGAGGTTTTGCAGAGGCGGCGTTGATTGTGGGGGATGAAAGACCGACGGCGTCGATTGCAGAGTCGACGGCAGGAAAACGTGGAAGGAGGAGAGGTGGTGACTTGAATTGGGGCTTTAGGGCTTGGATCCGCTTCGGCCCTTCTTCCGGTGACCTCTGCTTCCGGCGACCTCTGCTTCGGCCCTTCTTCCGGCCCATATgacctcttttttttcttttttttttaatttaaaaacgaTGTCGTATTACTACCCTCGCCGGTCGTCCACGTCAACAAAATCCGACAgccacgtcaacaccgatcaagctggtggtcaacgcatgtgcaatttgcgactaaattaaaaggtggtgtattatggggctatttttgaaggtcgtgtgcaatatACAATTccggtgaaagttcgtgtattttccggctattaaccctaaataatacGGGTCAACTCGATACTCATGTGTACCCAAAATTTTGTGTTCATTAGAAATTATTAATTTGTTCACAAGCATTTTCCATTTATTTACGTTTTATTTTCTTCCCTTTCGATAGTTAGAAGAGAATACGACACCGTTTACATCGTTCCTATCTCACTCTATTCCTCCCACATACCATTCGCTCAAAGCCCTATTTCGGTATTTCCTAAACCCTCCTAATATCTCATCTCCTTTCTATTTCACAAAGCAAACCATTTACAGTCCGTCTCGATGTTAAGATGCGCCGGCAGAAAAGCGGACTCAGCCGTCGGAGGCTTCCGGCTGCTGGTGCACTCATTGGCCCAAGCTGCGCCGTTGGCGACCGCTATCAACCACCATTTCAGTACCACATTGCCGCCGTTTGTTTTGCCGGAAAATCATGACGACAATAATATGGGCTCTCGTTTTCTCGATTCTCCTTTCTTCGGCGGGGCTATGGAATTGATGGCAGTCCCCAAGAGGAAGGTGAATTTGTCTCTAGTATTTTAGAGTTTAGCGTTTAAAGATATACCTGCTTGATTGATTTGATTTTCTTCGTTGAACGTTTTCCATGGATGTTGAGAAAATGAAGATGTTGGCTTTTTCATCATCAATGTTACCATCTCCTTGTGATTTTTCTAACAGATAATTTTCTTCTTGGTGCCTTGATTAGTGATAAATGGTACTAACCTTTTGGAATTATGCTagctttcttttgtttctcttGCCCAGTCTAGTTTAGAATGCGATTTAGAACACAAAATGTGAAGTTTTCTGAGCTGTAATGTCAATTTGAGTTGTTGTGCTTTTGTCCTGAATCCTGATTAAGAGGGGTATCAGCTGTATGTGTGCAGATTTATTCTTTGCTTTAGTGAGATAATGACATGATTTGGTTTCTGACTATACATTTCTTTAGGGGgagtttactttgcatgattgataagatgcatgattgagtatttttatcctcaagagtaggatttctccCCTCTCACCCTTTTAATGGGATACGAATCAAGTAAAACTGGctcaaataatagaaataatcaagggccttggatatcccaaagtttcaatccattaaAGCAAACAAGGGATTAacattactatttttatctatcaaaactaatcctccaaagtaaacTCCCCCTTAATGTAAATAATATTGCATATGTGCCTCAAATTCAGGCTATAACTAGTGTACTAAAAGTTTGTTGCATTGGAACTTTTGAATGCGTTTTTGAACATTTGGTATGCAGTTGTATTGCAAGTGGTATTAAAACTAGTGTTCCTATTTTTGCTTCTTCTTTCCTTATGTTCTGTGACTTCTGTCCCTTTAACGTGTAAAATAGACTGTGGGACTATCTTGCTCCACAGCTTTGTTGTTTGGATTTCAGCTTCTCTTTTGTTGGTGGGAAGTTCTTATATTTTCAAAATCATTTACAGTTCATGTTCctcttgtttgtttttgtttgtcatCCTATTACATAATGAGATCCGTGGCTTCATCTTTTGTTGCCTTTTTTTGCCTCATTGATCTCAATTTCTGGTCTTccttttttgtctttttctttttctttttctttttctttttggccTTTATGATTGACTGTTGTGCTGTTTGTAACCCTTAACAATGATTTGCTTTACATGCTAAGTACTCAAAAGTGAAATTCTTCTTTCAGATTTCTCCACACAGGAGGGGTATTAGAAACGGACCAAAGGCTTTGAAACCTGTCCCAGTAATAATCAAGTGCAAGTAAGCTGTTTCTTTCCATCATTGCGGTCGTCTATGTTTTCGTGGACTTTTCTTCTTACTGAACTGAAATTCCGTATTCCCAAGGTCAATTATGAATAGTTGAATTCACTTAGTGGCTAGTAGGTTCAAACTAGATACCAATTGCTCTATATTCATATAGTAAGACGATATATTTATTTCTGAATTTGTGAAGTGTCTATTTATGGCTTTATATTTGAGAGGCTATTGAAGGTCTTCGAGTTGCTTACTTGATTATCATTTGTTTTTGTAAGTTTTGATTATTGTTAATTTGGGGTGTTGTGCGATTTTGAATTTGTGGAATTTCGAGCTGAGTTGACTTACTTTAGGTTTTTGGTGAGGTTTATTGAGCTGATCACTACTTCTCTCTCAATCTGCCACTTTTATGTTGCTTTTGTTTTCCACTGTTTTTTGCTTTGTGTTTGATTATATTTGTAAGGTGCAGCATCACAGTACAATTCAGTAAAGCTTACCCcattatcattatcattatcattAAAGCATCCACAACCCTTGTGTCTTATGTTGGAGCTTaaatggtggtccccacctaagcACCAACCCTCTACAGCCCTTGTTGCTTAGGTTGGTGCTTAAAtcttcatttccacaaaatcccCGATTCTCcacttctattttaaaattccaaattttcattaaaattaaaattcaacattacaataattaaaataaaatataagattttaaattataaatattacaataattaaaaatcaggtaaaaaaactaaaagaattaaaaaaatagaattttaaaaactaaaaaaaatcaaatagacAAACCCAACTCCTGGCCCTTCCAATCCCCCTgccttcttcttccccaaatttTCATCGCCATTTCTGCGActcccaattttttatttttttaattgcacGTGTAGCGCACGATTCGCCCAAAACTCGCCCTTTGACCTGTTGCTCCAGTCGCATCAAGGCGGTGCTCCAGCGCGAGGGGGATCACAACTGTGCTTAGAGCACCagctgtggatgctcttaagaTGAAACAGCTGTTGTTTAGACCAATAATAGAGCTTGCGGAGCATTCTCTCACAACCCTAATTTCCATTCCAGTGTCATTTGTCAGATGATTCGGGTGTGTACCACCATTTATCCTCTATATATTGCTTCCTCGTTGCTATTGAACATTAAAATCTTGGCAGGGTATGCGGCCGTGTTAAGCTACCTCACTTCTTTTGTTGCGGTGGGATCAAGCCAAATCCTGAACAAAATAACAATTAGAACTGCCTTATGTGTTCTTGATCTGTTGATTACTTACTGGCTGCATGAATCAAAGTTTATGCAAGAGGAAATCTGATCTACTGAGCAGGTTATCGCTTAGATTTGGCTGTCATCATTTTTATCAATTGGGAGAGATTATGTCTTCTTGCCTGTGATTTCTACTGCTGTTGGTAGACAACTCTGCAGTTGTTGATTAGGATGAGGCTCTGTGCTCAGTGCTGAATAATAATGCTTATGTTAAATTTTGGGCTCTGTGTTCTGATTTATAAAGCGATATTTTCTTGCTGCTGATAAATTTTGGAggattattgtattttaattttggttTTAATTGTTGTATCATGTCGTGTGTGCTATAAACTTATTTACCGAATCAAACGTTATTTGATAGGATGAAATTATATTTGTCTTGTATCGAAAGTATCATAATTAAACGTACGCAAAACTAACCATTTCAAAAAATGGGTAAAATCGTCTAATAATAGTTTTCAAAGAATGATATTTTGGACATGTTATAATTTCACCATTCAAATTAAAAAGCTGTTGGACTACCTAAATATTGGGCGCAGTGTTCTGTAGTCAAACGAATTTTTAAGTTTACATGCAAAATCATAAATTTTTAAAGGGGTTATTTgtgtgtaaatatataaaattttcagcatttctttagtttttttatgaatattattttttgaatttaagtATACAAATTTTGTGTTGGTCTGATTTTTTCATaaaacttactttttacttAATTGATGTTGACGTATCTGCGGGAGCTGCTAATGTGGAGTAACCGATCAacagatttaattattttttgagttATTTGCGTGTAATGTGCGAACTtttagtattttctattttttctcgtaaacttcattttttttcatggAATTCGTTTTCCCTATTTTTTTTACACgattataaaaattgaattaacaAGTTAACCACAACCATTTACATCACAAACTCGTTAAAAAATATGTCATGATAGAATTTTTCGATAACTAAGATTATAACCCTTATTATATACTATGACAACTTTTCAATTTCTTCACAACAtataaaattgaattaatattttaattataacttaTTACAACACAAACTAATTGAGAAATATGAGGAAAATGAATTTTATTGGAAAAAGTGAATTTTATGGGAAAAATTAGAAGATAATTAAGTTCGCGGGAAAAGCTAGATTatgctgaaagttcgtgtatcTTCACACAAATAACCTAAATTCAAATTGACACGTGTATGCCACGTAGACAATAATGTGCCACGTAGAAGCCAAGTCAGTTATAATTCGATCATAATTGTTGGTCGTGCGAAAAATCAAACGAGCACATAATtcatgaattttgatttttctaaaaaaaacatgagaaaaataagaaaatgctGAAATTTCATGTATTTACACACAAATAACTCATTTTTAAATTAGTGCACAAAACTAAAAATTGAACCATAGTTATGaaatttagggtaaatatcatattaaaccccGAACTATAtctgttttatcaaaaatatcctgaaCTATAAGAAATATCATTTAAAACCTCAAACTAAGTTCATATCTAAAGTATCCCTCATCCATTTTCCAATCCCCGAAATTGTGACGTGGCTTGCTGCATGCCAATGTGTAATTTGTATGCATATTTGCAAAAGACATGGCACAAAATGACGCCGTTTCGTACCatgttattttaaaaaataaaacgcATGTTGAAATCCAAAACTCTCCTATCAGCCGTAATttttccttaattttttttctttaaaaatgaattattttaattcttaaAGAACCCTAAATAAAGAGAATTCTCAAACTCTCCTATCGGCCAAAAGTATCCCAGCGATGATCTTTTACTAGTTGAACGGTTTGGGTGGTAGTCGAAGGCCGACAACTCCGGCGGCGGACGAGAAGCAGAGAGGCGGGATATTATTAAAgcaatatttttgaatttgagatattattcttaaagaaaaaaaattaagtaaaaatCACGGCTGATAGGAGAATTTTGGATTCCAGCagtgattttattattttaaatgacattgTACGAAACGACGTGATTTTGTGCTATGTCATTTAAAAAGGGTTAAAAGCCGTTAAATTCATGTAAAATTTctattttctggtttatatcatgaccctACAATTTGACTttaaaatacatcaatttttaatttagtcgTTTTTTTCCCACAACGAGAACCTCCGGCCAAATTAAAGCCGACGTGTCTCCTATGCGGCAAAATCGAAACCGACATGTCAATTTCTTagatgaaacgacgtcgtttctgttaaaaattaaaaacaaattaacaACCCTAATCTCACACATCACTACCACCAACCTTCTCCCCCCACCCCCGCCCCCAGACATGTTCTTCCCCAACCTTCGCTGCCGCTTCCCCCGCCACCGCCAACCATGCCTTTCACCACCACCAGACATCCCCTTCCCAAACCTCCCGGcgtccccctctctctcttcaccgtAGATCCTCCCCCAATCTTCCCAGTAGCCATTGCCGAACATCCTCCCCCATCTTcccaaccaccaccaccaccgcaacaaaAGAAATCGAACCCCAATTCAGAGGGAGGTCGAGAAATTGAGAATCGAATCCCAATTTTTGGAGAAATCGAACCCCCAATTTTTAAAGCTTCATAGTCTGGTgggggagggcggcggaggAGAAGGGATTGTTGGGGGTAGGCGACAGAGGCCGTCTAGAAAGGCGGCGGATCTGTGGTGGTGGGgaaaggcggtggaggaagaggtgtggtggtgggggagggTAGCGGAGGGAGCTGGAGCTGGAGAAGACGCGGTGGAGGGCGGTGGATCAGTGATGGTGGTCAGGGAAGGCGGTGGAGGGCAGCGGAAGGAGCTGGAAAAGACGCGGGGGCGGGCGGCAGATCTGTGATGGTGGTCGgggaaggcggtggaggaagaaGTGTGGGGGAGGGCAGGTGGAGGAAGGTATCTCTACTgggtatgtgtgtgtgtgtgtgtgtgtgtgagagagagagagagagagagagatagagagagagatagaaagagaagtgtttatgtgtgtgtgtgtgtgtgtgtgagagagagagagagatagaaagagaagtgtttatgtgtgtgtgtgtgatttggaTGTTTCAATTGCCACATCGGAATTCCGATTGCTTTGTTGGCAATTTCGGCTGCCACCTTAGATTTATGGGGGTGTATTTATTTaagattttaatagatttctacaGACTGTTAAAATCTAGGTGtgttcgttcaagacttttaaaagtctatgaaaatctgggtgtattcgttcaagacttttaaaactctataaaaatctgggtctattcgttcaagacttttaaaattcaattaaaatttgggtgtatttaaaaatttatggaTTTTAACATTGGactgattttcattgatttcattcaaagaatacacatgaacaaatccgagCTCGGACCACGAGAATTCAAAAATCTTGAAATGCCAGCGCCGACTGGGATCCAGCGGCCGCGGCTCGAAGAAGCCAGCGCCGACTGGAACCCTGCGGCCGCGGCTAGTAATTTAGTGGAGCAGGTCAGGCCCATCATCATCAATGATTATAAAGAAATTATAATCGGTGGCAGATTTGCTACTTTATCAGATCTAAACATGTAGCAAAGCGGCTGCAACATGCATCAGAAAATTATAAAGAAATGCATGTGGTTGCATGTGGTAGTACTATTTTCAAAGTAACAACAAGAAAGCATATTTACTGCAGACAGGTGATATGTTGAGTCAATTATATAGCTAAATATTTTCTAAGCATGACAAGCATGGAAGCCAGCGATCGTTGGATATTCAAATTTTAAcaagccagcggtcgctgggtgcTGAGTCCAGCTCTCGTTCAGAGCCAACGAGCGCTCGGATTTTTGGTTTGAAATCCGTAAAATTCACGTCAAACTCTTGTTCAAATCCGTCAAAAATCTTGTAGACTCCTGTTTAGAATTCCAAAATACTCAAAAAATCTACGTGAAATCCATAGATTTTAAAAATTCAGAGACTTTTAAACTCTACAAAattcctgaacgaatacaccccttaatttggagaaaattgtaaattgtggacaattaagaataaattaaaaattgatgtatttgaaGTCAAATTTTagagtcatgatataaaccagaaaatgaaAAGTTCCTAAGGATTtagcggctattaacccttaaaaatatatatacaaattaaatattgGCATCCAGCGAACCACGTCACGATttcaaaaatcgaaaaatagatgtgagttattttttatacgaatttaatttgaaattttagataATATTTCTTATATAGCTGgggatttaatattttatatttacccTTAAACTTACAGGCCACAATTTGTACGCAAAAAAATCATTTTACATATCGGCATATGGTTATGTCATCATAAATTACGGCATTTGCGTCTTAAAATCTGTATGTACGTTGTACAGTTATCTTGTTACACCTTAAAATTTGTATGAATCAGGGGTTgataaaaattcaataatttgtAAACAATTATTTTAGGAATATAATATATAAGcaattaatctttaataataaCAAATGCGCTTTCTTATAGATGTGCGAGtcacgatatatttatttatttttaaaattttaaagtatataaaaataataaaatatcattatttatgagttaaattAATTGATAACAAAAAATTGTGTTAATTTAAATACTAATGTTTGATTTAATATTATCAAACgcaatgagtattgtataataataataatgataataataataataatatacaatgtaaagcaaataatttaaatcaatctcattttgagcaaattAATACTCACACTAATTAAActatcaatataacaaaattaatagttatcatttaatataattattttgggctcttaaaatttcaaactatattattattgtGCCCAAAAATAATCACCTATAACGAAAAACAATAAGAAAATGTaggaatttacgtggttcggtcgtaCAGATCTACATCCACAGAGGGTTTCTCGGGGTTTTCATTATGCTTTGTGTGTGTTTACATTGCTTGAATAATGAATatatgcctctatttatagacaaGATACTAAGAAACCTAGTAGGAATAGGACTCTATTTAGTGGTTTTCATTATGCTTTGTGTGTGTTTACATTGTACAAAGTCGGATTGCTTGAATAATGAATatatgcctctatttatagacaaGATACTAAGAAACCTAGTAGGAATAGGACTCTATTTAGTGTAACAGCCCGACTTCAGACTTGATGACTGTCCCCACAGATCAACACTTGATGACTATCCCCACAGATCAAcactgtaataccccgttcctttctattaagtttagaatttctTTCAAgcttaattccaacaaaaaaaaatatttttcaaaagctTTTTGTAAAATTTAACCTTATGATTTGGTGCATTGCatataaattgaattatataagTATGCgattattctatatatataattagcatttatttatatatgatttaaattcaagtctatattatattttaactaTTATAGTGTGAtgagttttaaatattttattcatttatttatttttatttttgggagcTGCCACCCCATTCACTCAATCACAGCTTTTTTAAACCCACACTCAGTCTCCGCATACTCCACACTCAATCCCTACAAAATCATACCAAAGTGCAGCACATTCTTACGCCATTATACCACCTAAAAGTTTTACTATTCTCATCTTCCCATTTCACATAGAATAAACTTAAGTGTAGAGCTCCTTCCACCATTTTTCAAGAACACAGCAGACATGGAAATTATCCTCAAGAAGCAGCCTGCTTAAGGATCTTCATCCCTACGAAACATCACAAGGTTTAAACTATATGATTTAAACTACCCAAGATTCATTATGTGAAGAATTCAACTCACCACATCAAGAAAactcatgcatatatatatatcgaacaAAATGACATTTACAAACTCATGTGCATACAATctgttcatatatatatacatatatgtaaagCATATTTGATAAAAATGGAGTCCTGAACCCTGTtttgaaaagaagaagaagaagaagaagagtctTGATCCTTGTATTGTTCTGTTGAGTCGAGTCGAGAGGCGGGTGCTGGGGTGTTGGCTGTGTGTAatcggcagcggcggcggctctCATTGCCTCTCGCCGGACTGATTCtgggagggagatgagagagagactTGAGAAGAGAGAGTGGTGTGCATCAGGGGCGGCGGCGGGCTTTCTGCTGCTACGGCCGCCTGGTTCTGTGAACGGAGAGGGGTCGTCGGCTGGTCACGGCAGCCGGAGCTCGAGAGGGAGAAGGTGAAGGGGACGATTCTGGTGAagaaccgagagagagagagagagagccgagggtGGCGCGACTTATCGCCGCTGTTCCTCCGGTGAGCTTCCGCGGCGGCGGAACTTctgggagagggagagggactGAGTTcttggtgtgtgtgtgt
It contains:
- the LOC130995831 gene encoding uncharacterized protein LOC130995831 isoform X2; amino-acid sequence: MLRCAGRKADSAVGGFRLLVHSLAQAAPLATAINHHFSTTLPPFVLPENHDDNNMGSRFLDSPFFGGAMELMAVPKRKISPHRRGIRNGPKALKPVPVIIKCKVCGRVKLPHFFCCGGIKPNPEQNNN
- the LOC130995831 gene encoding uncharacterized protein LOC130995831 isoform X1, which codes for MLRCAGRKADSAVGGFRLLVHSLAQAAPLATAINHHFSTTLPPFVLPENHDDNNMGSRFLDSPFFGGAMELMAVPKRKISPHRRGIRNGPKALKPVPVIIKCNARFAQNSPFDLLLQSHQGGAPARGGSQLCLEHQLWMLLR